One segment of Streptomyces sp. XD-27 DNA contains the following:
- a CDS encoding YggT family protein, giving the protein MDIALQVIYIALYCFLIVLIFRLVMDYVFQFARSWQPGKAMVVVLEATYTVTDPPLKLLRRFIPPLRLGGVALDLSFFVLMIIVYVLINFVGAAR; this is encoded by the coding sequence ATGGACATCGCACTTCAGGTGATCTACATCGCGCTGTACTGCTTCCTGATCGTGCTCATCTTCCGGTTGGTCATGGACTACGTCTTCCAGTTCGCCCGCTCGTGGCAACCCGGTAAGGCGATGGTGGTCGTCCTTGAGGCCACCTACACTGTCACCGATCCGCCACTCAAGCTTCTGCGGCGGTTCATCCCGCCGCTGCGTCTCGGGGGCGTGGCGCTCGACCTGTCCTTCTTCGTGCTGATGATCATTGTCTATGTCCTGATCAACTTCGTGGGTGCTGCGAGGTAG
- the ileS gene encoding isoleucine--tRNA ligase, producing MSPQPQYRQVPAQVDLPALEHAVLDFWRESKLFARSLEQSEGRPEWVFYEGPPTANGMPGAHHIEARVFKDVFPRFRTMQGYHVDRKAGWDCHGLPVELAVEKELGFSGKKDIEAYGIAEFNAKCRESVTRHTDAFAELTTRMGYWVDLDNAYRTMNPEYIDSVWWSLKEIFNKGLLVQDHRVAPWCPRCGTGLSDHELAQGYETVVDPSVFVRFPLTSGPLAGEAALLVWTTTPWTLVSNTAVAVHPDVTYVVATNGEEKLVVAQPLLEKALGEGWEPTGQTFTGREMERWAYQRPFSLVAIDGAHFVVNADYVTTEDGTGLVHQAPAFGEDDLKICRSYGLPVVNPVRPDGTFEEGIELVGGQFFKKADEALTADLDARDLLFRHVPYEHSYPHCWRCHTALLYYAQPSWYVRTTAVKDALLRENEKTNWYPESVKHGRFGDWLNNNIDWALSRNRYWGTPLPIWRCAENHLTCVGSRAELTELTGSDQSGLDPHRPFIDAVTFTCTAEGCALEAVRVPEVIDAWYDSGSMPFAQWGYPYRNKEIFEKRYPAQFISEAIDQTRGWFYTLMAVGTLVFDKSSYENVVCLGHILAEDGRKMSKHLGNTLEPIPLMDQHGADAVRWFMAAGGSPWAARRVGHGTIQEVVRKTLLTYWNTVAFQALYARTSGWAPSEADPAPADRPLLDRWLLGELNTLVDQVTKAMEAYDTQRAGKLLSAFVDDLSNWYVRRSRRRFWQGDAAALRTLHESVETVTRLMAPIVPFITERVWQDLVVPVAPDAPESVHLSTWPTADEKLIDPVLSQQMLLVRRLVELGRATRAESGVKTRQPLSRALVAVAGFEALSPELHTQITEELNVTSLASLSEVGGSLVDTTAKANFRALGKRFGKGVQAVAKAIAEADAAALSVALREGTASVVIDGETVGLSPEEVIITETPREGWSVASDAGATVALDLEITPELRRAGVARDAIRLIQEARKNSGLDVADRIALRWRAAEAETEAALSEHSTLIADEVLALDLAAGEADDSYGEEFTDEALGLIFRLRKA from the coding sequence ATGAGTCCGCAGCCGCAGTATCGCCAGGTGCCAGCCCAGGTCGACCTGCCCGCCCTCGAGCACGCCGTGCTCGACTTCTGGCGCGAGAGCAAGCTCTTCGCCCGCAGCCTGGAGCAGTCCGAGGGACGGCCCGAGTGGGTCTTCTACGAAGGCCCGCCCACCGCCAACGGCATGCCGGGCGCCCACCACATCGAGGCCCGCGTCTTCAAGGACGTCTTCCCGCGCTTCCGCACGATGCAGGGCTACCACGTCGACCGCAAGGCCGGCTGGGACTGCCACGGCCTGCCGGTCGAGCTCGCCGTCGAGAAGGAGCTCGGCTTCAGCGGCAAGAAGGACATCGAGGCCTACGGCATCGCGGAGTTCAACGCGAAGTGCCGGGAGTCGGTGACCCGGCACACCGACGCGTTCGCCGAGCTCACCACCCGTATGGGCTACTGGGTGGACCTTGACAACGCGTACCGGACCATGAACCCGGAGTACATCGACTCCGTGTGGTGGTCGCTGAAGGAGATCTTCAACAAGGGGCTGCTGGTCCAGGACCACCGGGTCGCCCCCTGGTGCCCGCGCTGCGGCACCGGCCTGTCCGACCACGAGCTGGCGCAGGGCTACGAGACGGTCGTGGACCCGTCGGTCTTCGTCCGCTTCCCGCTGACCTCCGGCCCGCTGGCGGGCGAGGCGGCGCTGCTGGTGTGGACGACGACCCCGTGGACGCTGGTGTCCAACACGGCCGTCGCCGTGCACCCGGACGTCACCTACGTGGTCGCCACGAACGGCGAGGAGAAGCTCGTCGTCGCCCAGCCGCTGCTGGAGAAGGCCCTCGGCGAGGGCTGGGAGCCCACGGGGCAGACCTTCACCGGCCGCGAGATGGAGCGCTGGGCCTACCAGCGCCCGTTCTCCCTCGTCGCGATCGACGGCGCCCACTTCGTGGTCAACGCGGACTACGTGACGACCGAGGACGGCACCGGTCTGGTCCACCAGGCGCCCGCCTTCGGCGAGGACGACCTCAAGATCTGCCGCTCCTACGGCCTGCCGGTGGTCAACCCGGTCCGCCCCGACGGCACCTTCGAAGAGGGCATCGAGCTGGTCGGCGGCCAGTTCTTCAAGAAGGCGGACGAGGCGCTCACCGCCGACCTCGACGCCCGGGACCTGCTGTTCCGGCACGTGCCGTACGAGCACAGCTACCCGCACTGCTGGCGCTGCCACACCGCGCTGCTCTACTACGCCCAGCCGTCCTGGTACGTCCGCACCACCGCGGTCAAGGACGCGCTGCTGCGCGAGAACGAGAAGACCAACTGGTACCCGGAGTCGGTCAAGCACGGCCGGTTCGGCGACTGGCTGAACAACAACATCGACTGGGCGCTGTCGCGCAACCGCTACTGGGGCACCCCGCTGCCGATCTGGCGCTGCGCGGAGAACCACCTGACCTGCGTCGGCTCGCGCGCCGAGCTGACGGAGCTGACCGGCAGCGACCAGTCGGGGCTCGACCCACACCGCCCCTTCATCGACGCGGTGACCTTCACCTGCACCGCCGAGGGCTGCGCCCTGGAGGCCGTGCGCGTCCCCGAGGTGATCGACGCCTGGTACGACTCGGGCTCGATGCCGTTCGCGCAGTGGGGCTACCCGTACCGCAACAAGGAGATCTTCGAGAAGCGCTACCCGGCGCAGTTCATCTCGGAGGCGATCGACCAGACCCGCGGCTGGTTCTACACGCTGATGGCCGTCGGCACCCTGGTCTTCGACAAGTCGTCCTACGAGAACGTGGTCTGCCTGGGCCACATCCTCGCCGAGGACGGCCGGAAGATGTCCAAGCACCTGGGGAACACCCTCGAGCCGATCCCGCTCATGGACCAGCACGGCGCGGACGCGGTCCGCTGGTTCATGGCGGCCGGCGGCTCGCCGTGGGCGGCACGCCGGGTGGGGCACGGCACGATCCAGGAGGTCGTCCGCAAGACGCTGCTGACCTACTGGAACACGGTGGCCTTCCAGGCGCTGTACGCGCGGACCTCCGGCTGGGCACCGAGCGAGGCCGACCCGGCCCCGGCCGACCGGCCCCTGCTGGACCGCTGGCTGCTCGGCGAGCTGAACACGCTGGTCGACCAGGTCACCAAGGCCATGGAGGCCTACGACACCCAGCGCGCGGGGAAGCTGCTGTCCGCCTTCGTGGACGACCTGTCCAACTGGTACGTCCGCCGCTCCCGCCGCCGCTTCTGGCAGGGCGACGCGGCGGCGCTGCGCACGCTGCACGAGTCCGTCGAGACCGTGACCCGGCTCATGGCGCCGATCGTCCCGTTCATCACCGAGCGGGTCTGGCAGGACCTGGTCGTCCCGGTCGCCCCGGACGCGCCGGAGTCGGTGCATCTGTCGACCTGGCCGACCGCCGACGAGAAGCTGATCGACCCGGTGCTGTCGCAGCAGATGCTGCTGGTGCGCCGGCTGGTCGAGCTCGGCCGCGCGACCCGCGCCGAGTCCGGTGTGAAGACCCGGCAGCCGCTGTCGCGGGCTCTGGTCGCGGTGGCCGGCTTCGAGGCGCTCTCCCCCGAGCTGCACACGCAGATCACCGAGGAGCTCAACGTCACCTCGCTGGCCTCGTTGAGTGAGGTCGGCGGCTCGCTCGTGGACACCACGGCGAAGGCCAACTTCCGTGCCTTGGGCAAGCGGTTCGGCAAGGGCGTCCAGGCTGTGGCCAAGGCGATCGCCGAGGCGGACGCCGCCGCCCTGTCGGTCGCGCTCCGTGAGGGCACGGCCTCGGTGGTGATCGACGGCGAGACGGTCGGCCTCTCCCCGGAGGAGGTCATCATCACCGAGACCCCGCGTGAGGGCTGGTCGGTGGCCTCCGACGCGGGCGCGACGGTGGCTCTCGATCTGGAGATCACACCGGAGCTGCGGCGCGCGGGCGTGGCCCGCGACGCGATCCGGTTGATCCAGGAGGCGCGCAAGAACAGCGGCCTGGACGTCGCCGACCGCATCGCGCTGCGCTGGCGCGCGGCCGAGGCCGAGACGGAGGCGGCGCTGTCCGAGCACAGCACGCTGATCGCGGACGAGGTGCTGGCGCTGGACCTGGCGGCGGGCGAGGCGGACGACTCTTACGGTGAGGAGTTCACCGACGAGGCGCTGGGCCTGATCTTCCGCCTCCGCAAGGCGTAA
- a CDS encoding cell division protein SepF, with translation MAGAMRKMAVYLGLVEDDGYDGRGFDPDDEFEPEPEPERDRRRHQTTPEARPERDEPVRVVHPPAQREPAPLVAESGRPARIAPVASITPERQNLEKNAPVIMPKVVSEREPYRITTLHPRTYNEARTIGEHFREGTPVIMNLTEMDDTDAKRLVDFAAGLVFGLHGSIERVTQKVFLLSPANVDVTAEDKARIAEGGFFNQS, from the coding sequence ATGGCCGGCGCGATGCGCAAGATGGCGGTCTACCTCGGCCTCGTGGAGGACGATGGGTACGACGGCCGGGGGTTCGACCCCGACGACGAGTTCGAGCCCGAGCCGGAGCCCGAACGGGACCGCAGGCGGCATCAAACCACCCCCGAAGCCCGGCCGGAGAGGGACGAACCGGTACGAGTCGTCCACCCGCCGGCACAGCGCGAACCCGCTCCGCTCGTAGCGGAAAGCGGACGACCCGCCCGAATCGCCCCCGTGGCGTCCATCACACCTGAACGCCAGAACCTGGAGAAGAACGCACCGGTGATCATGCCCAAAGTTGTGTCCGAGCGGGAGCCTTACCGCATCACGACACTGCACCCCCGGACCTACAACGAGGCCCGTACCATCGGGGAACACTTCCGTGAGGGCACTCCGGTGATCATGAATCTGACGGAGATGGACGACACCGACGCGAAGCGACTTGTCGACTTTGCCGCCGGTCTCGTCTTCGGCCTCCACGGGAGTATTGAACGGGTGACTCAGAAGGTGTTCCTGTTGTCGCCTGCTAACGTCGATGTCACGGCGGAGGACAAGGCCCGTATCGCAGAGGGCGGGTTCTTCAATCAGAGCTGA
- a CDS encoding DivIVA domain-containing protein, whose product MPLTPEDVRNKQFTTVRLREGYDEDEVDAFLDEVEAELTRLLRENEDLRAKLAAATRAAAQNQQQGMRKPPEQQERPGAPVPAAISGPQPVPPQQQQMGGPPQLPGGAPQLPAGPGGHGPQGPHGPGPMGGPMGPGPMGQNGPMGQGGPMGQNGPMGQGGPMGQGGPMGGPGGPGPQLPQQGPGGDSAARVLSLAQQTADQAIAEARSEANKIVGEARSRAEGLERDARAKADALERDAQEKHRVAMGSLESARATLERKVEDLRGFEREYRTRLKSYLESQLRQLENQADDSLAPPRTPATASLPPSPSMASAGASPMGGHTMGGNQSMGGHTQGGNGPSYGGQQQMSPAMTQPMAPVRPQGPQPMQQAPSPMRGFLIDEDDN is encoded by the coding sequence ATGCCGTTGACCCCCGAGGACGTGCGGAACAAGCAGTTCACGACCGTCCGCCTCCGAGAAGGCTATGACGAGGACGAGGTCGATGCCTTCCTCGATGAGGTCGAAGCCGAACTGACTCGGCTGCTGCGGGAGAACGAGGATCTGCGGGCCAAGCTGGCCGCCGCGACCCGGGCCGCCGCGCAGAACCAGCAGCAAGGCATGCGTAAACCTCCCGAGCAACAGGAGCGGCCGGGCGCCCCGGTGCCCGCCGCCATATCGGGCCCGCAGCCGGTGCCGCCGCAGCAGCAGCAGATGGGCGGTCCGCCCCAGCTGCCGGGTGGTGCACCTCAGCTGCCTGCCGGTCCTGGCGGCCACGGCCCGCAGGGACCGCACGGTCCGGGCCCGATGGGCGGCCCGATGGGCCCCGGCCCGATGGGGCAGAACGGTCCTATGGGTCAGGGTGGACCTATGGGGCAGAACGGTCCCATGGGTCAGGGTGGCCCGATGGGCCAGGGCGGTCCGATGGGCGGCCCCGGTGGCCCCGGCCCGCAGCTGCCGCAGCAGGGTCCTGGCGGTGACAGCGCCGCCCGTGTGCTCTCGCTCGCGCAGCAGACCGCTGACCAGGCGATCGCGGAGGCCCGCTCCGAGGCCAACAAGATCGTCGGCGAGGCCCGCAGCCGCGCCGAGGGCCTGGAGCGCGACGCGCGCGCCAAGGCGGACGCGCTGGAGCGGGATGCCCAGGAGAAGCACCGTGTGGCGATGGGCTCCCTGGAGTCCGCGCGCGCCACGCTGGAGCGCAAGGTCGAGGACCTGCGCGGCTTCGAGCGCGAGTACCGTACGCGTCTGAAGTCGTACCTGGAGAGCCAGCTGCGCCAGCTGGAGAACCAGGCCGACGACTCGCTGGCCCCGCCGCGCACCCCGGCGACCGCCTCGCTGCCGCCGTCCCCGTCGATGGCCTCCGCGGGCGCGAGCCCCATGGGCGGCCACACGATGGGCGGCAACCAGTCCATGGGCGGCCACACGCAGGGCGGCAACGGCCCGTCCTACGGCGGCCAGCAGCAGATGTCCCCGGCGATGACGCAGCCGATGGCACCGGTGCGGCCGCAGGGCCCGCAGCCGATGCAGCAGGCGCCGAGCCCGATGCGCGGTTTCCTGATCGACGAGGACGACAACTGA